One Capra hircus breed San Clemente chromosome 3, ASM170441v1, whole genome shotgun sequence genomic window, AAGCCAAAAGACTATTCCTTGAGGTTAACCACTCATAAAACTTTGTTAAAAGGGCAGTATTCCAAAGAGAGACACAGCTGTTGTGTGTTGGTCAATAAACTGTTTTATTCATCCAAGTCTTTTCTAAGAGACACATGGCCACACAGGTAAGCCTGAGCCAGAGGCGACCGTCTTGAGAAAGTGAATCTACACGAGGGGGCTGAAATTCAACAGGGCaaccaggagaccctggttccctGAGGAAAAGGGAGTCTCAGAAGGAGAAAGTCACTGAAGAAGAGGTGGACGTCCCTGAGTCTGTCAGTCTTTGGACCCattcacgttgctgcaaatggcattattccctTCTTCTTCATGACTGAGTCAGATTCTGCTGTACATATGTCCGcttcttctttacccattccctTGTCGATGGACACTGAAGCTGCTTCCATGAACTGGCTagggtaaatagtgctgcaatgaacactggactGCCTGGGTTTCGacttatggttttctctggatatatacccaggagtggaattgctggatcttatggtagCTTGGGAAACTGAGATTggtatatacacactactatatgtaaaatagataactaataaggacctactatatggcacaggggactctgctcagtacACCGCAATGACATatggggaaaagaatctaaaaatggtGGATATATTAGTTATACACTAATTCACTGTGCAgcgcagcagaaactaacacaaaattgtaaatcaactttactccaataaaaagttttaaaataaaaaataaaagcattgagaagattgtttttttaaagaaagaaagaacagatggAACATCAATAAAAACACTCCACTCAACGAGCCTTGATAGGCCACTCAGCGATCATCTCCCATTAAAAGgaaacacagcacacacagccccAGCTGAAGAAAGCATCCCCACCACACACCACCATCAAGCTACACCTTTGCACCAGCCCCCAAAAgaaacaaccactttggaaattaattcttctcCGTAGACTTCATGTACCGAATTCCTCTCCTGGGCAATCACGTAAAATCTagccaggaatttttttttttttaattataaagagaGGGTGATGCTTCTATCAATAAACTCCTGCCTCAATTAGTACAATTATCATCTGGGTTATTATTTTAAGTGTTTGAAATTTCTGCTTAAATAAGGTCACTTTCAATTCAGTAAACACACCAAAGTCATCATCTTAATTCATGGCCAGTCACCCCGGAAATGCTGAGTAAGTAAACACAATCAAGCATTAGCTAACCAGCCACAGATCCACTTGAGTTTATTAATTTCTCTCTTGGcagagaaacaagaaaaggaagcagACCATCAGAGACATTCACgcatcattcattcaataaatatttattacataccaggtgccaggcactgttctaagctaAATATAGACTTCATTGCCTTATTAATATTCAGGCTATGTTATATATGAATGTTTTAGAGAATGAGATTCCttcttctccaaaataaaaattttaattcctgAGATGCTTTCTTTGTTTCTGCCCAGCGTGCCTTCCTCTGTAGAGTGGATGATACATCCTAACTCTTAAGCTTCAGGCTCTCCATCCCTCCCTTTTAAAGAGCCCCTACCATCACCCCTCAAGTAGCTAATGGATATAAACTCACACTAGAGCATTAGTGACACCCTATtttagaatataaatataaatggtaAGAAAAGTTTATATCATTACATTCAGATTTTTTTATACATTTGGGTGTTTCAGGGGGATTATTTATACTTGCTCAAAAGGCTTTTAATACTAGTACACATATATATTCCAAATGCAGACAGAATTGTATGCAAACTGGGAATACAACCTTATCAGGGAACTTCCCTTGCCTCATTTCAAAGGAGTCCCCCTGCTTCCTGCCCCTTTCCCATTTTCTGACAACACCGCCAAAAATGGCACCTAGCCAAACTCAATACCCAGGGAAGAGACCCATGGTGAGAACTGACCTCAAACAGGTCACTTTTCACAGCAGTAAAAAAGGGAGTTGCATTGGAGATTTCTGTGATCCCGCTATGGCCTGCGGATTAGGGGGTCCAATCCAGTCTAATCCACTGCACCTCCTTGGGGAGCTGATACGGAGCTCCCCCCCCTCCTCCCATGCTTCAGGCACCCACTCCCCCAAGGACAGCCAGCCTCCCAAGTTACACAAAACACCCCCACACAACCCAGGAGAGTCaggactctccctccctcccccgggCAGTCTCCGGAAGCTGCTGACATCACAAAGGTGTCAGCTGGCAACTTCATTGCCACGTGGCTCTCCCCTGGCTCCCCTTCACTTGCAAACGCAGGCAAGCAGGCAGGCTTCCAGCAGCAGTCTGGGAGTGAGCAACCAGCAGAGCCACCAAGCCGAGTGGTGGGGCACCCGGCCTGGCGTTTCAACTTCTGTTCAGTTCTCCTGTAATGGAAAATTGCTTTGCACAAAGCTAGAGTGTTACAGTTCTTTCCAGCGcccttcccccgccccaccccgcccctcgcAGCCTTCTGATCAGAGGGATAGCGCCCGCTGGAAAGTGGAAGGAGGGTAGTCGCTGCGACTTACTATGTCCCTTGCTTCAGGTCCTGGGCCGGGGTGGTTACTCTTTTCCTTCGGAATGGTACTGGTATCGGGGTCAAAATGTCCAAATAATTGTCATTGTCAAGACCAAGAAGTGATCTGCACAGGGATCCAGTTAACTGAATACCCCTCTGACATACCCCTGAACACCCGGAGGCTGTACCTGAATGATAACAAGATCCGTTTCTTGCCAGCGATGAACTTGGGACTCCTCAGTGACCTTGTTTACTTGGACTGCCAGAAGAACAGGATTCAGGAGGTGATGGACTATACCTTTGTCGGGGTCTTCAGGCTCATCTACCTTGACCTCAGCTTCAACAATCTAACCTTCATCTCCCCGTACAGTTTCTCCATGCTCAGCAACCTGCTGCAGTTGAATATCTCCAACAACCCTCATCTGTTATCACTTAACAAGTACACCTTTGCCAACACCAGCTCTTTGAGATACCTGGACCTCAGAAATACCGGCTTGCAGACCTTGGATGAAGCTGCCTTCCAAAACCTCATAACACTCCAGACTCTGTATCTGAGTGGAAACCCCTGGAAATGCAACTGCTTTTTCCTGGACTTCACCATCTACTTAATAGTGTCCCATCTGAACTATCCAGGTGAGGGCTTGATTGCGTGCGGGGATGAGGATATGATGGCATAGGAGGAACTGGTTCCAGGAAAGGTGAAGTCAAAAGGTAGTTAGTGTGGGAGAGAAATCTGGGTAAAGCTGATTGAAAGTATTCTTCTTGCTCTGCAGAATCCTTGGGTTGACTGGAGAGGCAATAAGGATCAatagaaaatgttctagaataGTTATCCAAAGGGCTGAGTTCTGCTCCCACACTCAGCCCGTACTACTCAGCTGCTGCCGGGGAAGTCTcagtttctctgagcctcagtttcttgatCCATAAAGTGGGGACAATAATATTACCAAACATACAGAGTGTCCTTTCAATATGAGATGATATGAGTGGAAATGATAATGTGCTATAACTGCAAAGTGACAAAGTAACACAAGGACACTGAATTCCCTTGGTAAATTATTTTAATCTGTTTAATTCAGTGACTGACTTTTCCAGGATCTAAAAGTAAATTCAGTCATTCCTAACCAGGAGAAAATCCAGTGGTATGATACATAGAAAGGAAAGTTCGATAGAGATGGAGGAGGGACAGATGAGCCACCTAGCCATGAatgagagagggaggagaagaggctTTGATATCTCCTTTGTGTTCAGATGCTAACATGCAAGGAAGGAGAGAACAGCATGAATGAGTGGGGAATGGGCCACCAGCGCCCACGTGTCAAGCAGAGAGATTCCGAACTCACAGGCAGGCTCTCAAGTCTTACCTGGTAGAGTTCCAAGCCAGTTGCTGCCACTCTGTCCACTGTCCCCACGGCTCTGCCATGGTCCCTGGGGCACTCTGGTGCCTCATCCCTTCTTCTTTTCAGTGACTTTACTGTCCCATTCTCATCCTTCAATTCCCCCACACCACCAATATCACGTTGACCCAGGGAAGCCAGAGCTTTGGATAAGTGTGAAATAATGAGCCCCTCACAGAAAGCTTGGAGCCACGGATGTAATTAAATTCGGTCAGAACCATGTCTTCTCTgccttccctgtgtgtgtgtgtttgaaaataatttcatacACCAGCTTCACAAATGTCCCACTGAAGTTTCCACCCTTAAGTCCAAGTGGCAATATTCTAGAAAGATTCCTGACCAAAATGCCAAGCTTTAAGGGGCACTGGGGGAGAAGGAACTGGGTGATGAGAGCAAGTAAAAATGTGTCCTCCTGGCTTTCTAAGTGAGTCTGTTGCTAAATGTCTTCCAGGCAGGGGCTGTACTATGATGGGGCAAGTGATGCAAAATTGGGGCTCCCAAGATGTAAAGTTGAAGATGGCACCAAGAGAAAGTATCTCCTTCAATTTTGTGCCTGAGGCACCTGGCCCTGCTGCCAGGCACTTCAACTCGAATTGTgtgtgtcgctcagtcatggccaactctgcaaccccatggggtgtaggccgccaggctcctccgtccatgggattctctaggcaagaatgctggagtgggttccattccttctccaggggatcctcctgaccccaggtttcctgcattgcaggcagaccctttaccatctaagccaactCAAGTTAGAATAAATCAAAAGCAACAAACTTTGTCAGACCATTTTCTTAACAGTACTGATCATAAAAGAATACAGGAGCAGTTTCTTGGGTCGCTTGCCTTGCCTCTCCAGAGATGATGTCTTCTGCTTTTCTCAAGACGGGTGCTGTGGTGGTTTCTAGAAAGCTCTCTAAAAGAAGGTCAATATTAATGATTCTCATACATTAAATGTGGTTCCCAGATGGGATTCTTCCTGTCAATGTTCGTGTAACTAGCCTGAGGACCAGCATCATCTTCCCTTGCTCCTCCCCACCATTCATACACATTTTTCTTGAGCAGAAATTGCCAATTGGCCAGGAGGACCCCCTGCTGAAAAGTGTGAAGGAGCTTGGCTTCTTCCCCAGTCCCAAAGCCTTTCACTTCACCTCCCAGGTAATCTCCCTTAATCAGAATTTTAGCTTTTAAAGTTGTATCTTCTCAGAATTTTCAGACTAACTACTTTGGACTCTTTAACTGAATTCAATCCAGGATTGAACAGGATTATAAACTGAATCTGTTTCACTACGTGTTTTCAAAAACATCAGAAGCTGGTGTCTATCTTGTCAAGCTCATAAGCTTCTCATGAATGAAGAGTCTGTCTTTTGAGGTAGACAAATCTTTCATCCACTCTCCAGTGGAAGTCCCCCAcccaacacatacatacacacacacacacacacacacacacacacacacacacacacacgcaaactgCAAATCTGCTCATCTCACTCTGCTGTTTGGTTAGATCACTTCATGCAGAAATATAGTCCCACTGCCCCAATTCACTAttactatttcttaaaaatatcagtGAGCCCCAGGCCAGGCATAGAAGAATTTAGCTTTGTATCAGGTTTTGCAGCTACTGAAGTTTTTAACATATgcagtttcattttctttactttgAGTTTCATACCAGCTCTTAGATTGTGTGCCCTAAGACTATGGAAAGAGGCTAGAATAGGTATTTTTTGACACTGTCCATGGTTGAGAAGATAGATTGGttcacccaaagtcacacagctactaaATGTCAGGAAAGTGGTTtgaacttcctgatttcaaattcAAGTCTTTTTCTATATGACTGCTATCTCTTAAGTCCTCAAATTAAATAACTACACTTTAACTGAAGTGCCATAAGCATAGGGCCAAAGCACCTAAATTTCACCTTTACATCTTGTCCACATTTGGAACTCACACAAGATCACTTTCATGGGATAATAAGCCCGAGCCATCGTAGATTCATTATAATATGCCTGCACTTCCCTTCCAATCCAAGGTTTCACCCCAATCTACCCAAACTCTAAAAGAATAAACCTAACTTCAGGATTTGCTCTCCTTTGCACCTTATTCAGTCTGGTTCTCCCTtcccatgcatacacacacacatacacacacacgtgcaaacacatacatacatgcacgtatacaaacacaaaactatatctacacaaacatacatacatatatgtacatactcACTCTCTCAACCACATATTACATATACatgacacacatacatgtgtaaaAATGCACAGATACACACCAACACACGAacaaacaca contains:
- the LRRC52 gene encoding leucine-rich repeat-containing protein 52 translates to MSLASGPGPGWLLFSFGMVLVSGSKCPNNCHCQDQEVICTGIQLTEYPSDIPLNTRRLYLNDNKIRFLPAMNLGLLSDLVYLDCQKNRIQEVMDYTFVGVFRLIYLDLSFNNLTFISPYSFSMLSNLLQLNISNNPHLLSLNKYTFANTSSLRYLDLRNTGLQTLDEAAFQNLITLQTLYLSGNPWKCNCFFLDFTIYLIVSHLNYPDEQNATCVEPTELAGWPITKVGNPLRYMCITNLDLQDYIFLLLISFCIFCAGTVAAWLTGVCAVLYQNACRKSSEDEVENEDEQGVEVSRRIFHSRVDSGPDGFPQLI